The following proteins are co-located in the Solanum pennellii chromosome 8, SPENNV200 genome:
- the LOC107027382 gene encoding cation/H(+) antiporter 15-like: MADPEPLIDVGKLNEKVLCYAQTIYRFNGVWEGPDPLTPIIPLFFIQVSLAILITRFVSFVLKPTKQPPFVAEIISGILLGPTALGRIMRFRRLLFPNYNFHVIETMAHVALVFYGFLVGLQMDLKSVLRIGVKARNVAIIGIIIPFVLGTILYFSLAHDEEVRGFIFYGGGLTITGFSVLSKILDKQKILQTDIGKMAMSSAVINDIGAWFILTLGYVVTGSTANIHWALICTVAYALFCVFYLRRAIGWIIRKMPEGQGYSEFFICSILAGMAISGVITDALGTHPIIGAFLFGLSIPNQLLQAEIIDKLDDFVTGIFMPSFFVVCGLRTNFGEMGSIYEIVGYVLLFVSAKILSSIAATFFSEMTIKEALAVGVLSNTKSIMALIIIEAGQAQQVLSTQLYSLMVAGILVMTVLVTPMTMLYRPSQEIAPHKRRTIQKARIDEELRVLACIHGTHDIPSVINLLGSSHSTPASPITVFALQVVELVGRASSMLEVHSSGKRGSRSLGHEETQTRQIITAFDNYELRSDGVMVQVLTARSALSTMDEDMCNIAKDKRVAFIILPFHKQRGIDGEMEDVNPEIRAVNEGVLANAPCSVGILIDRGLSETSDYAKNIVVLFFGGADDREALAYALRMVDRPDTRLTVVKFIPDEGASDVEQTEFADESHVNVQIDKESEKLMDDEFLNRFKISTANDKSVTYIELVLNDVEEAVKAIKLMDQHNYDLYIVGKGRGVVSPLTAGLVDWCDCPELGAIGDLLVTSEFDSTFSVLVMQQYVKPIGDGSVTSYGSMSERIAGIGMDMDMDMQHADSESGDVFSSFRRRTEPMPRA; the protein is encoded by the exons atggcaGATCCAGAGCCATTGATTGATGTgggaaaattaaatgaaaaagttttaTGTTATGCACAAACAATTTATAGATTTAATGGAGTTTGGGAAGGACCAGATCCTTTAACACCAATTATCCCTCTTTTCTTTATTCAAGTTTCATTAGCTATCTTGATCACTCGTTTTGTCTCCTTTGTCTTAAAACCTACCAAGCAACCTCCTTTTGTTGCTGAGATTATT AGTGGCATACTTTTAGGTCCTACAGCACTTGGAAGGATCATGAGGTTCAGGAGGCTGCTTTTCCCAAACTACAACTTCCATGTTATTGAGACAATGGCTCATGTAGCCCTTGTGTTCTATGGGTTTCTAGTGGGATTGCAGATGGATTTGAAATCCGTTCTTCGAATTGGAGTAAAGGCTAGAAATGTTGCTATTATCGGTATCATCATCCCTTTTGTCTTGGGAACAATATTATATTTCTCACTTGCTCACGACGAAGAAGTTAGAGGCTTCATTTTCTATGGTGGTGGTCTTACTATAACAGGGTTCTCTGTTCTGTCTAAGATACTTGATAAACAAAAGATCCTCCAAACTGATATAGGGAAAATGGCTATGTCTTCAGCTGTAATCAATGATATTGGTGCATGGTTTATTCTTACACTAGGATATGTTGTCACAGGGAGTACAGCTAACATCCATTGGGCATTAATTTGCACGGTTGCTTACGCCTTGTTCTGTGTCTTTTATCTTCGTCGTGCCATTGGCTGGATCATTAGAAAAATGCCAGAAGGACAAGGGTatagtgagttctttatatgttCAATCCTTGCTGGTATGGCTATTTCCGGAGTTATAACCGATGCTTTAGGGACACATCCTATTATTGGAGCTTTTCTCTTTGGACTTAGTATACCTAACCAACTGCTTCAAGCAGAAATTATCGATAAGCTTGATGACTTTGTCACAGGCATTTTTATGCCATCTTTCTTTGTTGTTTGTGGACTCAGAACCAATTTCGGAGAAATGGGCAGCATTTACGAAATTGTTGGCTATGTACTTCTATTCGTTTCAGCCAAAATCTTGAGCTCAATAGCTGCCACTTTCTTCTCTGAAATGACTATTAAGGAGGCCTTAGCTGTTGGAGTACTTAGCAACACCAAGAGCATCATGGCCTTGATCATTATCGAAGCTGGTCAGGCACAACAG GTTTTGAGCACACAATTGTATTCCCTTATGGTGGCTGGCATTTTGGTGATGACGGTGCTAGTCACACCTATGACTATGCTCTATCGTCCCTCCCAGGAAATTGCACCCCACAAACGAAGGACTATACAGAAGGCAAGAATAGATGAGGAGCTTCGGGTCCTTGCTTGCATCCATGGCACACATGACATCCCTTCAGTCATCAACCTTCTTGGCTCGTCGCATTCTACACCAGCATCCCCAATAACTGTCTTTGCTCTACAAGTAGTCGAACTAGTAGGGCGTGCATCATCTATGCTAGAAGTCCATAGCTCAGGAAAACGAGGCTCGCGAAGTCTTGGACACGAGGAGACACAAACAAGACAGATCATCACTGCTTTCGACAACTATGAGCTACGATCAGATGGAGTGATGGTACAAGTACTTACAGCAAGATCTGCTTTGTCCACCATGGATGAAGATATGTGCAACATTGCCAAAGACAAGCGTGTAGCTTTCATCATTCTCCCTTTCCACAAACAACGAGGTATCGATGGTGAAATGGAAGATGTCAACCCTGAAATTCGGGCTGTCAACGAAGGTGTGCTAGCTAATGCCCCTTGTTCTGTGGGAATCCTCATCGATCGTGGCCTCTCTGAGACCAGTGACTATgcaaaaaatattgttgtccTCTTTTTCGGAGGTGCTGATGACAGGGAAGCTCTGGCTTATGCTTTGAGAATGGTTGATCGTCCAGATACACGCCTTACTGTTGTAAAGTTCATTCCAGACGAAGGCGCTTCTGATGTAGAGCAAACGGAATTTGCTGATGAAAGTCATGTGAATGTCCAGATTGACAAAGAGAGTGAAAAGTTGATGGACGACGAGTTCTTAAACAGGTTCAAGATCAGCACAGCCAATGACAAATCAGTGACATACATAGAACTGGTGCTGAATGATGTGGAAGAAGCTGTCAAGGCCATAAAACTAATGGATCAGCATAACTATGATCTCTACATCGTAGGAAAAGGCCGAGGCGTAGTGTCACCACTAACAGCTGGCCTAGTCGATTGGTGTGACTGTCCTGAGCTTGGGGCTATTGGTGATCTTTTAGTGACATCAGAATTCGACTCCACATTCTCGGTGTTGGTGATGCAACAGTACGTTAAGCCAATTGGAGATGGTTCAGTAACTTCTTATGGATCAATGAGTGAGAGGATAGCAGGCATTGGGATGGACATGGACATGGACATGCAACACGCGGATAGTGAATCAGGGGACGTGTTCTCCAGTTTTAGAAGGCGAACGGAACCTATGCCACGAGCCTAA